The following proteins are encoded in a genomic region of Oryza brachyantha chromosome 11, ObraRS2, whole genome shotgun sequence:
- the LOC102716259 gene encoding wheatwin-1-like, which yields MAAITGSRALVVVALLCAAAAMATAQQASNVRAKYHYYNPQQNNWDLNKVSAYCATWDADKPLSWRQKYGWTAFCGPAGTRGRESCGKCIQVKNRGTGETITARIVDQCSNGGLDLDYETIFKKIDTDGRGYQMGHLQVDYKFVNC from the exons ATGGCGGCAATCACAGGATCCAGGGCGCTTGTGGTGGTGGCGCTGCTCTGCGCCGCTGCAGCCATGGCTACCGCGCAGCAAGCGTCCAATGTGCGTGCCAAATACCACTACTACAACCCTCAGCAGAACAACTGGGACCTCAACAAAGTGAGTGCATACTGTGCCACATGGGACGCCGACAAGCCCTTGTCTTGGCGCCAGAAATATGGCTGGACTGCCTTCTGTGGCCCTGCTGGTACTAGGGGCCGGGAATCATGTGGAAAGTGTATCCAG GTGAAGAACCGAGGCACCGGTGAGACGATAACAGCAAGGATCGTGGACCAATGCAGCAATGGTGGACTGGATTTGGACTACGAGACCATCTTCAAGAAGATCGACACCGATGGCCGTGGCTACCAAATGGGACACCTGCAGGTTGATTACAAGTTCGTCAATTGCTGA
- the LOC102708664 gene encoding probable galacturonosyltransferase 5 isoform X2 produces the protein MRILRRMEEVVGLQQGVVAQELEGQTDEIAADVDERISRSPSGTKEKLWMMQDQLIMAKAYLQFASPHGSSHLVRELKLRVKELERVINHISSSFRVPMSALQKSRAMEMTLSKAQRAYPHCSLMTAKLRAMTHQSEELVRAHRSESAFLEQVAVRTLPKGHHCLAMRLTSEYFLLDPNERDFPQRYTMQMGSFYHYAIFSDNVLASAVVVNSTISASKDPKRIMFHIVTDALNFPAMMMWFLTNPPNPATIRIKSLDHLKWLPADFTSRFKQKGIRDPRYTSALNHLRFYLPEVFPSLNKLLLLDHDVVVQRDLTALWEINMNGKVNGAVETCTSGDGYHRLENIVNFSDPSILDKFDAKACICAFGLNIFDLMEWRKQGVTATYNKWFQAGKRRRLWKAGSLPLGQLVFYNQTAPLDHRWHVLGLGHDRSIGREEIERAAVIHYSGKLKPWLEISIPKYRDYWNNFLNYDNPYLQQCNIHR, from the exons ATGCGGATTCTA AGGCGGATGGAGGAGGTCGTCGGGCTGCAGCAAGGCGTGGTAGCGCAGGAG TTAGAAGGACAAACTGATGAAATTGCTGCAGATGTAGACGAAAGAATCTCTAGATCTCCTTCTGGCACTAAAGAGAAATTATGGATGATGCAAGACCAACTAATTATGGCCAAGGCCTATTTGCAGTTTGCTTCCCCACATGGCAGTTCACATTTAGTTCGGGAGTTGAAGTTGAGGGTGAAGGAGCTAGAGAGGGTGATAAACCACATTAGTAGCAGTTTCCGTGTACCCATGAG TGCATTGCAGAAAAGTAGGGCAATGGAAATGACCTTATCTAAAGCTCAAAGGGCCTACCCACATTGTTCTTTGATGACAGCCAAGCTACGTGCAATGACTCATCAAAGTGAAGAATTGGTCAGAGCACATCGAAGTGAATCTGCATTCCTTGAGCAGGTTGCAGTGAGGACGTTACCGAAAGGCCATCACTGCCTAGCAATGCGACTTACCTCAGAATATTTTCTGTTAGATCCAAATGAACGCGACTTTCCTCAAAGATACACAATGCAGATGGGTAGCTTTTATCATTATGCAATATTCTCAGATAATGTGCTAGCAAGTGCGGTGGTTGTCAACTCTACAATTTCTGCATCTAAG GATCCCAAAAGGAtaatgtttcatattgtaactGATGCACTGAATTTTCCTGCAATGATGATGTGGTTTCTGACAAACCCACCAAATCCAGCCACAATTCGAATCAAGAGCCTAGATCATTTGAAATGGCTGCCAGCTGATTTCACTTCCAGATTTAAGCAGAAGGGTATCAGAGATCCAAGATACACTTCTGCACTTAACCACTTGCGCTTTTATTTGCCAGAAGTATTCCCCTCTCTGAACAAACTTTTACTCTTGGACCATGATGTAGTAGTCCAAAGAGACTTGACTGCACTATGGGAGATaaatatgaatggtaaagtaaATGGTGCTGTTGAGACATGCACTTCTGGCGATGGTTATCATCGGTTGGAGAACATTGTTAATTTCTCTGATCCAAGTATACTTGACAAATTTGATGCAAAGGCTTGCATTTGTGCATTTGGGTTGAACATCTTTGACCTTATGGAATGGCGCAAGCAGGGTGTGACTGCAACTTATAATAAGTGGTTTCAAGCT GGCAAAAGGCGGAGACTATGGAAAGCAGGGAGCTTGCCACTGGGCCAGCTTGTCTTCTACAATCAAACAGCGCCTCTTGACCATCGGTGGCATGTTCTTGGGCTTGGTCATGACAGAAGCATTGGAAGAGAAGAAATTGAGAGGGCCGCTGTGATCCACTACAGTGGAAAGCTCAAACCCTGGCTGGAGATCTCCATTCCCAAGTACAGAGATTATTGGAACAATTTCCTTAACTATGATAACCCATACTTGCAGCAATGCAACATTCACAGGTAG
- the LOC102708664 gene encoding probable galacturonosyltransferase 6 isoform X1 has product MRAGGGGGREAALLLVLIAACCGFLLVLLNLPDGRSLPGVPGAGAGSGGERTGGAHVSVKERRMEEVVGLQQGVVAQELEGQTDEIAADVDERISRSPSGTKEKLWMMQDQLIMAKAYLQFASPHGSSHLVRELKLRVKELERVINHISSSFRVPMSALQKSRAMEMTLSKAQRAYPHCSLMTAKLRAMTHQSEELVRAHRSESAFLEQVAVRTLPKGHHCLAMRLTSEYFLLDPNERDFPQRYTMQMGSFYHYAIFSDNVLASAVVVNSTISASKDPKRIMFHIVTDALNFPAMMMWFLTNPPNPATIRIKSLDHLKWLPADFTSRFKQKGIRDPRYTSALNHLRFYLPEVFPSLNKLLLLDHDVVVQRDLTALWEINMNGKVNGAVETCTSGDGYHRLENIVNFSDPSILDKFDAKACICAFGLNIFDLMEWRKQGVTATYNKWFQAGKRRRLWKAGSLPLGQLVFYNQTAPLDHRWHVLGLGHDRSIGREEIERAAVIHYSGKLKPWLEISIPKYRDYWNNFLNYDNPYLQQCNIHR; this is encoded by the exons ATgagggcgggcggcggcggcgggagggaggcggcgttgCTGCTGGTGCTGATCGCGGCGTGCTGCGGCTTCCTCCTCGTGCTCCTCAACCTCCCCGACGGACGCTCCCTCCCCGGAGTACCCG GTGCAGGTGCAGGTTCCGGTGGGGAGCGCACGGGAGGGGCCCATGTGTCGGTGAAGGAG AGGCGGATGGAGGAGGTCGTCGGGCTGCAGCAAGGCGTGGTAGCGCAGGAG TTAGAAGGACAAACTGATGAAATTGCTGCAGATGTAGACGAAAGAATCTCTAGATCTCCTTCTGGCACTAAAGAGAAATTATGGATGATGCAAGACCAACTAATTATGGCCAAGGCCTATTTGCAGTTTGCTTCCCCACATGGCAGTTCACATTTAGTTCGGGAGTTGAAGTTGAGGGTGAAGGAGCTAGAGAGGGTGATAAACCACATTAGTAGCAGTTTCCGTGTACCCATGAG TGCATTGCAGAAAAGTAGGGCAATGGAAATGACCTTATCTAAAGCTCAAAGGGCCTACCCACATTGTTCTTTGATGACAGCCAAGCTACGTGCAATGACTCATCAAAGTGAAGAATTGGTCAGAGCACATCGAAGTGAATCTGCATTCCTTGAGCAGGTTGCAGTGAGGACGTTACCGAAAGGCCATCACTGCCTAGCAATGCGACTTACCTCAGAATATTTTCTGTTAGATCCAAATGAACGCGACTTTCCTCAAAGATACACAATGCAGATGGGTAGCTTTTATCATTATGCAATATTCTCAGATAATGTGCTAGCAAGTGCGGTGGTTGTCAACTCTACAATTTCTGCATCTAAG GATCCCAAAAGGAtaatgtttcatattgtaactGATGCACTGAATTTTCCTGCAATGATGATGTGGTTTCTGACAAACCCACCAAATCCAGCCACAATTCGAATCAAGAGCCTAGATCATTTGAAATGGCTGCCAGCTGATTTCACTTCCAGATTTAAGCAGAAGGGTATCAGAGATCCAAGATACACTTCTGCACTTAACCACTTGCGCTTTTATTTGCCAGAAGTATTCCCCTCTCTGAACAAACTTTTACTCTTGGACCATGATGTAGTAGTCCAAAGAGACTTGACTGCACTATGGGAGATaaatatgaatggtaaagtaaATGGTGCTGTTGAGACATGCACTTCTGGCGATGGTTATCATCGGTTGGAGAACATTGTTAATTTCTCTGATCCAAGTATACTTGACAAATTTGATGCAAAGGCTTGCATTTGTGCATTTGGGTTGAACATCTTTGACCTTATGGAATGGCGCAAGCAGGGTGTGACTGCAACTTATAATAAGTGGTTTCAAGCT GGCAAAAGGCGGAGACTATGGAAAGCAGGGAGCTTGCCACTGGGCCAGCTTGTCTTCTACAATCAAACAGCGCCTCTTGACCATCGGTGGCATGTTCTTGGGCTTGGTCATGACAGAAGCATTGGAAGAGAAGAAATTGAGAGGGCCGCTGTGATCCACTACAGTGGAAAGCTCAAACCCTGGCTGGAGATCTCCATTCCCAAGTACAGAGATTATTGGAACAATTTCCTTAACTATGATAACCCATACTTGCAGCAATGCAACATTCACAGGTAG